The sequence below is a genomic window from Sorangiineae bacterium MSr12523.
GCCCAGACGTTGCGCACCTTCCCGAGGTGCTCGCGATCGAGTGCGTCGGCGATGCGCAACATGGCCGCGAGCGCCCGCACCTTGCCCCGCGACTCCTTGTCGAGGTCACGGAAGTTGGGGTGGGACGGATCGGGCCCGCTCTTGCGATGGTAGCGCGCCACGTTGGCGATGATGGACCGCTCGTCGGGCGTCAGGCCCATGATGTCCGAGTTCTGGATCAAATAGTAACTGTGCTTATGGTGCCCGTCGTAACGCACGAAGTCGCCGATGTCGTGCAGCAGCGCGGCGGCGCGCATCAAGAGCCGGTCCCGATCGCTCAGCTGGTGCTCGCCGCGCAAGTCGTCGAAGAGCCGCGCCGCGAGTCGAGACACGTGCGCGCCATGGGCTTCGTCGAACTGGAAGCGCTGGCCGAGCCGCACGCACGCGCCGAGCACATTTTCCGCCTCGCGCAGCACGTCCCAGACTTGGAAATGCTTGTCGACGAGCTCCTCGAGGATGCCTTCCTTGAGGCCCACCTGGGGCGTCACGATGTAGCTTGCACCCAGCGACTCGGCGATGCGCAGAAAGATCGCCGCCGCCGGTACGATGGTGTCCGCGCGATCGGGCCGCAGCCCGTACGTGCGCGCCCGCTCCGCCGGGGACATGGCGCAAAGCTTGGGAAACAGCGCGCGCATCTCCGCGACGTCGGCCGCGATCTCGCCGGGGGGGCGCTCTTTGGCGGGGCACAACGTCGCGAGCGTCTCGATGTTGCCGCCCGTTCCGACCAGGGTGAGCGCATCCGGCCCGCCCGCCGGGGACGCTGCGGCCGCGAGCCGTGAAAGTTGCGGGCGCGCCTCCACCAGCGCGCGATCGACCGCCTCCTGCACGATACGGGTCATCTCTTTGCTGACCGTGGTCGCGTCCTTCATGAACGCCTCGAGCAGCCGCACGCTGCCGAGCGGGAGCGAGATGGAGAAGCTCGATTGCCCCTTGTCGAGCACGGTGAGCTCGGTGGAGCCGCCGCCCACGTCGATGAGGAGCACCCGCCGGTCCTCCAGGGCGAGCCGGCGCGTCACGGCGAGTTGGATGAGCCGCGCCTCTTCGACACCGTAAATGATCTCCAGCTCGATGCCGGCTTCACGCCGCGCCCGCTCCACCAATGTCGTCCCATTGGCAGCCTCGCGCACCGCGCTGGTGGCCGTGGCGCGGTAGGCGACGACCTTGGCCGCATCCATTTCGCGGCGAAATTCCTTGAAGGCGGCGCACGCCCGCCCGATCGATGTAGGCGCAAGTTTCCCGCTCAGGAATACTTCGCCGCCCAGACGCACGGGCGCGCGCACGCTCGCCACCTCGCGCCAGGCGCTATCCGTCGGCAGGAGAGGCAACTGCACCCGTCCGCCCGCCCCCCGCGAAGGCCCCTCCGCTTCGACGATGCGAAGTCGGATGGCGTTGGAACCTACATCGATGGCAGCAAAGGAGGGCATCGTCGTCGGAGCTTATCAGCCTTCACCCGAGGCGGCCTAGGCGATGGACCGCGTACCCGAGCATGGCCCACCCCAGAAGAAGGATCGCGCCGCCCGCCGCCCGCGCGAAGGTGGACGCGATGGCGAGGCCAGCGAATGTGCAACCAAGTCCCAAGGCCATGAGTAGGCGCGCCCGCGATTCCAAGTCCGTATCTCTCCGCTAAAGCTCACTCCGTAACACGACTATGCCGGTATCCGGACCGAGTTTCGGTGTGCGGGCCGCGGCATATCCAAAGTCGCGATCGGTGATGGAGACCACGCCTTGGTGCGGTCCGGACGCCGTTTTCGTCACCAAATCGGCATCTTGGAGGGCTTTCTCGTCGACCGCGGGCGTTTTGGGCGCGCCGTAAACGCCGGTGCGATCGAAGAGCGCCACGTAGAAGACGGGGAGCTTTCCTGTTTCGTTTTCCTTACGAAGTTTCTCCGATAGGTCGTGGCGAAGTGTTTCCTGGAGATGAAATGCGAATCGGCGGTACGCCCAGCCGGTCACGTACACACCGAGGAGCTTTCGCTCGTCCGATTGAATCGGGACAGCAAGAATCCAATCCCGATCGGGCGGGTTTTGCGCCGCCGTTTCCGGGAATGCCCCGGTCGTGGACACCGGACCATCTTTGGACTTCGCCAGATCGGGAAAGATGCCAAAAAGGTTCTTCTCGGCCATCGCGTCCTGCTCCAGGTTGTTACGAATGGCCACCCCGCGTTCATCGGTGATGGCGAAGAAGGTCGACTTGGCCAGATTCAGCGCCGGCACCTCACGGCGGACCTTGGTCAGCGCCGTCCGCACCCCGGCGAGGTCATCGCGAGGCGTCTTCCCCGGCGACCAAAGCGTTGCGAGCTTCTTGGCGCCATCCGGCATTCCACGCTCCACCTCGTCGACGTCCTTGTTGGTGAGTTGAACCAAAGACGCCACATCCTCCGAGGCCTTCTGAGCGCTGTACTTTCCCTGATCTTTGCAGCCCGAGAGTACGAGCGGCGCGGACGCGAGGGTTGCCGGTAGAAAAATGCCGAGCGGAAGCGCGAAACGAAGCATTTGCATGGTCTCAACCTAACAAGAATTTCAGTTCTGCTACTCGGATGACAACGTAGGACCCCCCCCTGCCATCCGAATCACTGGAGAGGTCATGTCGGTGCATCTCGGCAGATACGAGGTACGGGCCAAGATCGCCGAGGGTGGCATGGCTACGATCTACCTCGGCAAGCTCGTTGGCGAGGCTGGATTCGAACGGCCGGTCGCGCTCAAAGTGATCAAGGACGAGTTTTGTCTCAATCGAGAATTCGTGAACATGTTCCTCGACGAGGCGAAGATTGTATCTCGCCTGTCGCATTCGAATATCGTTCAGCTCATTGAGCTCGGCAAAGAGGGCCACCGCCTCTTCATTGCGATGGAGCTCCTGATGGGGCAATCGCTCTGGAGCGTTTGGGACGCCTGCCGGGAGCGGAATATTCGGTTGCGCTACGACGTCGTATCCTGGATTGGCGCTCGGGTGGCGGAAGGCCTTCATCACGCGCACGAGCTGCGTGATGCCAAAGGCGAATTCGTCAACCTCGTTCATCGCGACGTGAATGCGAGCAACATCTTCATTACGTACGACGGCCAAGTGAAAGTCGTCGATTTCGGACTGGCGAAAGCGGCCGGGAGGATTTCCCGCACCGCCGCCGGAATCGTCAAAGGCAAACTCGCGTACATGTCACCCGAGCAGACAGTAGGCCGTTCGCTCGATCGGCGTACGGATGTTTTTGCGCTCGGTGCGACGTTATGGGAACTGACGGTGGACCGGCGCCTGTTCAAAGGCAAAGACGATGTGTCCACCCTTACTGCGGTAAACGAGGCACGCGTTCCGGATCCGACGAAGCTGGTTGCCGAATACCCGCCCGAACTTTGGAAAGTGCTGCGCACGGCGCTGGAGCGCGACAAGGAGAAGCGTTTTCCCACTGCGCTGGAAATGGGAAAGGCGCTGGACGAGTGCTCCTATCTGGAAGGCCGCCGCGTGACGGCGGAAACCATCGCCGAAGTGATGGAGGCGTTGTTCGAAAATGAGCGGCGCCGCATGGCGGCGTGGGTAGCCGCAAGTGTTCCAGGCGAGAGCGCTTCTCATTCTCATCCCGTGCGCGCCAGCCATGCCAACCATGCGAATGCGCGTCCGGCACATGACGATAAGCCGCGCTCGTCCCAGCGCCATCCCACGGCAAATGGCGTCTCTGCGACAGCGGAGCCAAATGCCGCAAATGCCACCAGCGCAACGAATGCGGGAAATGTGGCAAACGTAGCCAACGTGGCAAACATGGCAAACGTGACGGGTGCGACGCCGCCCGCCGCCAAAGACGTTCCTCCTGCTTCGAATCTGAAAGAGGTTCCGGCGACAGCAAGAGCGAATACCAAAGCGGAAAGGTCACTTCCACGAACGATTGCTCCACGTCGCATCACGACGTCGGCGCCACCGCCGGGTGCGTTTGCTCCGCCCGCTTTGCGCAAGTCGATGGCCTCTACTCCCGATACGGGGCACGAACGCAGCGAGCGACACGATCGCCACGAGGACGAGTCCTCCTCTTCCATGATGAGTTCCCAGGTGGGGCCGTCTACGGTGCAGCGAGCCATGGGAGGCGACGCCTCTTGCGCAACCTTTTCGCTCAAGTTCTCCTATTTCGATCTCGACGAGCTGGCGGCGGTGCTGGTGGGCCTGGGAGCCGTGGCGTTGGCGATTGCAACGGCCGCTGCGATACTCTGGGATCCGTAAAAAGGAACTTCCGATAGCCAGGTTGACCGTGCTAGACGGGTCTCCCCATCAGGGCAGGGGCTCGTGGCTTGGCCGCATACGGGCAAATTCATCCCGGACGCCAAAAAAGTCGCGAGGCGGTCGTGAAGAAGTCCTGGAAGTAGTTGGCGTAGTTCTGGTAGTCATGTATGTAGCTGGTTGAGGCAGGTTACGCACTGGACCATTGGACCTGGAATCTTCTGACGAGTCGTTTCGAGCCGAAGTGGCGGAATTGGTAGACGCAGCGGATTCAAAATCCGCCGTTCGCAAGGACGTGAGGGTTCGAGTCCCTCCTTCGGTACCGAAAGCTAGTGCGAAAGAGAACGAAAGCAGTTGCCGCGAGGTGACTGCTTTTTTTATGCCCGGCGTTCTGGTTTTGGAGGGCTCCGCCGCGCCAAGCCCCCGAGAATCGCGTTGATGAAAGTGCGAATGCGGTTCGCGACCGTGGCCGTCGAGTCTCCCCGGTAGCTCGTGTTGCCATGGCCTGGTGTTGACACCGTGTGGACCAGACGGCGCGTTGACCAGTCTCGTGTCACCCGGTGTTGGCTGGCCAGCGCGGTGTTTCCTGACCCGGTGTTTCTCGACGCACATTCATGACGCTGAGCGGATATCGCATAACCGGGCCCATAAAACTGACTCGCGCCGCCAAGGTATGTATTCACTGGCGTCCCAAAAGCACCTGGGCGAACTACCTGTCAGCTCCCTAACGCCAGTTCGGAGACAGACGAGATCACGAGACTAGAGTCATTTGAAAGGACTCAATCCGAGGAAATCGGGCTCGTGCCGAGAGTGGATGCATCTGTAAAGCCTTGTAACGATTACGCGTCCCGTCAGTCGAAACCGGACAAAGCACCAAATACCCGACACGGCCGGCAAAACCAGACGAGGCCGGACGAGCCGGAGCGCGAAATCCGGCAATTGCCCGACATAAGGGTGCTGGCTGGGTGAGTGCGGCATCAACGTGGTGCGCAATCGGCCGCGACGACACCAAAGTTCATGAAAAGTTTTGGTAGTCCGTCAAATTAGCTAATGACAATTGGGAATCCCCGAAGCTATCCTGCCGGAGATCGCCTGTTCTAGGTCCGCCGTCGAAACAACTTCGCCGGAAACGTACTAAGCCCAGCGCTCGCTCCCAGGTTTCTTTGGCCAATCAGGTCTATCGATGTCATCGCGGGATCGCCGGGAGCTTCCAAATTTCCAATCACGCGCCAACACCGCTCGAAGGGGAGTCGCATGAGCAATCTACGAAACACCATTTCAAGCCTCGCGAATGATTTTGCCCAAGGGGTTCTCGGTGCCATCCGCCGCGCCTCGCTCGAAGAGATTCTCGACGAGCCTGGACGCGGGGGTGCACGTCGCGGACGCCTTCCTGAATTGGCCGTCTCGGACGAAGCGGAAGCGTCGGACGATGGCCGCGCGGTCCGCCGCGGTCCGGGTCGCCCAGCAGGTAATGGCGGTCGCGGTCGCGGTGGGCGTCTTCGCCGTCGTTCGATGGACGATTTGGCGGAGCTCTCGGATCGCATCGTCGAGTTGCTCGAATCGCATCCGGAGGGGTTGCGCGCAGAGCAGATTCGCGAAGCGCTCAACGTCCAGGCCAAAGAGCTTCCGCGTCCGCTCAACGACGCACTCTCCGCCCGTCGCATTGGCAAGAAGGGCCAGAAGCGCGCCACCACGTACTTTGCCCGCGGCGCCGGTGGCGGTGGTGCGGGGGGCCGTCGTGGCGCCCCCAAGGCGTCGGCCAGCCCGGGTCGTCCTGCGAAGAAGGCACGTGGCGCCAAGCGCGGTCGCACGCCCAAGGCCGTCGCGGTTTCGCCCGCCAACGGAGCAGCAGCCACCGCCGCGGCCTAGTTCGCGGCCTCGTAAGGAGCGGCCCTGGCGGCCGACGGGTCCGCTGGCCGCTGGTCGGATTCAGGCGCAAAGTTCGGGTCGCCTAAAGGCGGCCCTTGGCGCAGGAGGGGCGGCGTGGTAAAGCCCCGCCCCGTTTCCTTTTTTGTAGCGCCGGCACGTTGCCGGCTCCCCACCGGCAGTTCCGCCGGTACCATTGGAGAGAGAATTTCTCATGCCGAGTGATGCGATTCAGTGCAAGCCGCTCGAAGTGGTCGTGAGTGACCGCGGTATCGAGCGCGCCATCAAGATGCTCAAGCGAAAGCTCGCTTCCGAAGGTGTGCTGCGCGAGCTCAAGATGCGCCGCCACTACATGAAGCCCAGCGTGAAGCGCCGCAAGAAGCAGGCAGAAGCTGCCCGCCGCCGTCGCAAGCGCGCCAAGATGGACGCCGCTCCGCCGAAGTAGAGAGAAGTCTTCTCGCTAGATTGCTCGAAACCTGTCTTTTCCAGGAACGGCCCGCAAGCGGGCCTGGCTACGGCAGGTTCGAGAGGCTTTTAAAGAGTCGGAGTTTGTGGGATGGGGCGTCTAACATCGTCGTCGTCAGTGGCGAGCCTTGCTACCAAGGCGGGTAGGGAGGCGGCGTCGCTGGCCCGTCCGCCCTTGCAGGATTTCTTTCCTTTGTATGTGCCCGGGCCGCCGCCGGTCGATCAGGTGGCGGTCGAGGAGCGCGCCAGCTCCCTGGCGAAGCGGTCCATCAAGAAAGGCGCGAAGGTCGCCGGGCTCAAGCTCGCCATCGCCATGATGGATCTGACGACGCTCGAGGGCAAAGACAGCGCCGGCAAGGTGCGTGCTCTCTGCAACAAAGCGTTGCGTCCATTGGAGACCGACGCGAGCGTTGGCCCTTGTGCTGCGATATGCGTCTATCCCAACCTGGTCCCGGTCGCGAAGCGCGCACTCGAGGGCTCCACGGTGAAGGTGGCCAGTGTCGCCACGGCATTTCCGAGTGGCCAGTCCCCGCTCGACATCAAGCTTCAAGACGTGCGCCGCGCCGTGGAATTCGGCGCCGACGAAATCGATATGGTGATCGACCGCGGGGCGATGCTCTCCGGCCAATACGCCAAGGTTTACGACGAAATCGCCGCCACCAAAGAGGCGTGCGGCGCTGCGCATTTGAAAGTGATTCTCGAAACCGGCGAGTTGGGCTCGTACGACGTGGTTCGACGCGCCAGCGAAATCGGGATTGCCGCCGGTGGGGATTTCATCAAGACATCGACCGGAAAAGTTCAGCCTGCGGCGACACCCCCCGTCACCTTGGTGATGCTGGAGACGATTCGCGATCACTATTACGCCACCGGTCGCAAAATCGGGATGAAGCCCGCGGGCGGCGTGCGCACCGCCAAACAGGCGCTCCACTACTTGGTGCTGGTCAAGGAGACGCTGGGCGACGAGTGGCTCACGCCGGATCTTTTCCGTTTCGGCGCCAGCGCACTTCTCAACGACGTGTTGATGCAGCTCGAGAAAGAGCGCACTGGGAACTACCAGGCCGCGGAAGACTTCTCGAAAGATTAGATCCGGAGAAATACATGAAGTCCGAGCTGACGAAGCGAGAGGGAGCGGGCAAGCTCGCCAAAGCGCAGACGCGCGATATGTCGTCATCGCGCCCGACCAACGCCGAGCCGGCGCTGGTTTTCGGTCGCGCGTGGGATTATGCGCCGGCGCCAGAATCCGCCGATCACGTGAAGATCGCGCCACGGTACGGGCTTTTCATCGGCGGCAAATGGAAGGCGCCGCAGAGTGGGAAATACTTCGCCACGATTAGCCCCAGCACCGAGCAAAAGCTCGCCGAGGTCGCGGATGCCAACGGGCGCGACGTCGACGACGCGGTGCGTGCCGCCCGAACCGCCTACGACAAATACTGGTCGAAAATGGGCGGGGCCGAACGCGCGAAATACATCTTTCGCATCGCGCGCGCCATTCAGGAGAAGGCGCGCGAGCTCGCGATTGTAGAATCGATGGACGGCGGAAAGCCGATCAAGGAATCGCGCGACGTCGACATTCCCCTCGCGGCAGCGCACTTTTTCTATCACGCGGGTTGGGCCGACAAGCTTGCATATGCATTCCAAGGCCGGCGTGTGCGGCCACTTGGCGTAGCGGGGCAGATCATTCCTTGGAACTTCCCGCTGCTCATGGCCGCGTGGAAGATCGCGCCGGCGCTGGCGTGCGGCAACACCGTGGTGCTCAAGCCCGCCGAAACGACGCCACTCACCGCGCTGCTCTTGGCGAAGATCATCGAAGAAGCCGAGCTCCCGCCGGGCGTCGTCAATGTCGTAACGGGGGCAGGAGAGACCGGAGCGGCGCTGGCATCGCACGCCGACGTGAACAAAGTCGCGTTCACCGGCAGCACCGACGTCGGGCGCAAAATTCAGCGAGCCCTCGCCGGCACGTCCAAGCGACTCACCTTGGAGCTCGGCGGAAAGGCCGCGAACATCGTATTTGCCGACGCGCCCATCGATCAAACGATCGAAGGGATCGTGAATGGCATCTATTTCAATCAAGGGCACGTGTGCTGCGCGGGATCTCGCCTCCTGGTCGAGGAGAGCGTGCACGATTTGATCGTAAAAAAGCTGCGCGACCGGATTTCCACGTTGCGGCTCGGTGATCCGCTCGACAAGAACACCGACGTTGGCGCCATCAACTCGAAGATGCAGCTCGAACGCATCAAGGAATTGGTGGACGCGGGCAGCAAAGAAGGCGCCGAGCGCTATTCGTCGGCCTGTGCGTTGCCGTCGAAGGGCTATTGGTTCCCGCCGACGTTCTTCACCGGCGCGAGCCAATCGAGCCGCATCGCCCGCGAAGAGATCTTCGGACCGGTGCTGACAGTGCTGACGTTCCGCACGCCCGAAGAGGCGCTGGAGAAGGCGAACAACTCGATGTACGGCCTGTCGGCGGGCATCTGGACCGACAAGGGCGCGAAGATCTTCTGGATGGCGCAGCGCCTCAAGGCCGGCGTCGTTTGGGGAAACACGTACAACAAGTTCGATCCTTCGTCGCCGTTCGGCGGATACAAGGAAAGCGGGTTTGGTCGCGAGGGAGGCCGCCAAGGGCTCTCCGCTTACGTGGAGGTCGGGTGATGGCCGCGCGCAAGTCCGCCGCTACGAAGGTGAAGTCGAAGGGAAATCGCATTTCCCAAGTGAAGGCGACCAACGGCACGAGTTTGGTCCAGGTTGACGAGGTGGTGCTTCCGGTGCGTCTGCGCATTGCGAAGGCGTACAAAATGTACGTGGGCGGCGCCTTCGTTCGCTCCGAGTCGGGGAGGTACTTCCAAGTGAAGAGCCACGAAACGAGCATCGACGCGGATCCGTCGGTCATCAACATTCCGCGCGGCTCGCGCAAGGACGTCCGCGACGCCGTGCTCACGGCGAAGAATGCCCAAGAGAAATGGGCGGCCCGCACGGCCTTCAATCGCGGGCAGATCCTTTATCGCCTCGCCGAGGTGATGGAATCGCGCCGCGATGAATTGATTTCCTCGCTGGTGCGCGGCGGCGCGACTGCGGAAAAGGCGGCGGCAGAGACGGATGCGGCCATCGATCGCTCGATCTATTACGCGGGCTTTTGCGACAAGTTCCAATCGCTGGTGGCCTCGTCCAATCCCGTGAGCGGGCCGCACTTTGGATTCAGCGTGCCCGAGCCGATGGGCGTCGTGGGGGTTGCGGCCCCGGAGGCACCGGCGCTGTTGGGGCTCGTCTCCACGGTGCTTCCCGTGATCACCGGTGGCAATACCGTGGTGGCCATTGCGT
It includes:
- a CDS encoding Ppx/GppA family phosphatase: MPSFAAIDVGSNAIRLRIVEAEGPSRGAGGRVQLPLLPTDSAWREVASVRAPVRLGGEVFLSGKLAPTSIGRACAAFKEFRREMDAAKVVAYRATATSAVREAANGTTLVERARREAGIELEIIYGVEEARLIQLAVTRRLALEDRRVLLIDVGGGSTELTVLDKGQSSFSISLPLGSVRLLEAFMKDATTVSKEMTRIVQEAVDRALVEARPQLSRLAAAASPAGGPDALTLVGTGGNIETLATLCPAKERPPGEIAADVAEMRALFPKLCAMSPAERARTYGLRPDRADTIVPAAAIFLRIAESLGASYIVTPQVGLKEGILEELVDKHFQVWDVLREAENVLGACVRLGQRFQFDEAHGAHVSRLAARLFDDLRGEHQLSDRDRLLMRAAALLHDIGDFVRYDGHHKHSYYLIQNSDIMGLTPDERSIIANVARYHRKSGPDPSHPNFRDLDKESRGKVRALAAMLRIADALDREHLGKVRNVWATIDSGKGRVVLKIDGDHERELEEWTVRAKAGLFRDVFGLEIVIG
- a CDS encoding serine/threonine protein kinase, encoding MSVHLGRYEVRAKIAEGGMATIYLGKLVGEAGFERPVALKVIKDEFCLNREFVNMFLDEAKIVSRLSHSNIVQLIELGKEGHRLFIAMELLMGQSLWSVWDACRERNIRLRYDVVSWIGARVAEGLHHAHELRDAKGEFVNLVHRDVNASNIFITYDGQVKVVDFGLAKAAGRISRTAAGIVKGKLAYMSPEQTVGRSLDRRTDVFALGATLWELTVDRRLFKGKDDVSTLTAVNEARVPDPTKLVAEYPPELWKVLRTALERDKEKRFPTALEMGKALDECSYLEGRRVTAETIAEVMEALFENERRRMAAWVAASVPGESASHSHPVRASHANHANARPAHDDKPRSSQRHPTANGVSATAEPNAANATSATNAGNVANVANVANMANVTGATPPAAKDVPPASNLKEVPATARANTKAERSLPRTIAPRRITTSAPPPGAFAPPALRKSMASTPDTGHERSERHDRHEDESSSSMMSSQVGPSTVQRAMGGDASCATFSLKFSYFDLDELAAVLVGLGAVALAIATAAAILWDP
- the rpsU gene encoding 30S ribosomal protein S21; translated protein: MPSDAIQCKPLEVVVSDRGIERAIKMLKRKLASEGVLRELKMRRHYMKPSVKRRKKQAEAARRRRKRAKMDAAPPK
- the deoC gene encoding deoxyribose-phosphate aldolase; its protein translation is MASLATKAGREAASLARPPLQDFFPLYVPGPPPVDQVAVEERASSLAKRSIKKGAKVAGLKLAIAMMDLTTLEGKDSAGKVRALCNKALRPLETDASVGPCAAICVYPNLVPVAKRALEGSTVKVASVATAFPSGQSPLDIKLQDVRRAVEFGADEIDMVIDRGAMLSGQYAKVYDEIAATKEACGAAHLKVILETGELGSYDVVRRASEIGIAAGGDFIKTSTGKVQPAATPPVTLVMLETIRDHYYATGRKIGMKPAGGVRTAKQALHYLVLVKETLGDEWLTPDLFRFGASALLNDVLMQLEKERTGNYQAAEDFSKD
- a CDS encoding aldehyde dehydrogenase family protein, whose protein sequence is MKSELTKREGAGKLAKAQTRDMSSSRPTNAEPALVFGRAWDYAPAPESADHVKIAPRYGLFIGGKWKAPQSGKYFATISPSTEQKLAEVADANGRDVDDAVRAARTAYDKYWSKMGGAERAKYIFRIARAIQEKARELAIVESMDGGKPIKESRDVDIPLAAAHFFYHAGWADKLAYAFQGRRVRPLGVAGQIIPWNFPLLMAAWKIAPALACGNTVVLKPAETTPLTALLLAKIIEEAELPPGVVNVVTGAGETGAALASHADVNKVAFTGSTDVGRKIQRALAGTSKRLTLELGGKAANIVFADAPIDQTIEGIVNGIYFNQGHVCCAGSRLLVEESVHDLIVKKLRDRISTLRLGDPLDKNTDVGAINSKMQLERIKELVDAGSKEGAERYSSACALPSKGYWFPPTFFTGASQSSRIAREEIFGPVLTVLTFRTPEEALEKANNSMYGLSAGIWTDKGAKIFWMAQRLKAGVVWGNTYNKFDPSSPFGGYKESGFGREGGRQGLSAYVEVG
- a CDS encoding aldehyde dehydrogenase family protein, coding for MAARKSAATKVKSKGNRISQVKATNGTSLVQVDEVVLPVRLRIAKAYKMYVGGAFVRSESGRYFQVKSHETSIDADPSVINIPRGSRKDVRDAVLTAKNAQEKWAARTAFNRGQILYRLAEVMESRRDELISSLVRGGATAEKAAAETDAAIDRSIYYAGFCDKFQSLVASSNPVSGPHFGFSVPEPMGVVGVAAPEAPALLGLVSTVLPVITGGNTVVAIASDRDPRTAIVFCECLATSDLPGGVINVLTGQAAEMAPVLAKHREVIAIDAWTRDAELRATLEREGAGSIKRVKTHASPSERFWLEDGEGQGLGWIERFLETKTVWHPVGV